A region of Aquarana catesbeiana isolate 2022-GZ linkage group LG08, ASM4218655v1, whole genome shotgun sequence DNA encodes the following proteins:
- the LOC141106177 gene encoding protein NDNF-like gives MMGSIKTHGIHWSVLVTVLAGCMCHSNIRTSDNYRRDFFNPYHSLILPDGRETTAYLLKDITKRYYFSLQENSSHFSITVTPCDVPIEWSILQYRASHAFHGKAAEKYRSFDDLKARSYYKTVSMFFHYKGNSVENYVGTSSHSSIFVLEFLSTERDTHISVYLTTDLAHGNLFPELPGDPRIDVSSVNHNSVSLVWKPSPSATKQKENVQYCVLVNEKHNYKSLCAADTAIRSATRKWPKLPSYPISQYLEDHHRVMLLSNSDISVIHRSNNIDVRQMCIGNKNTYTVSNLSSNTQYYFDVFVVNLLTNASAAYTGTFAKTWMEPKPKVMPLKDGKIVQIKLDGKNQKVYSFQYQAINKKVQFTLQPCRGQIRAQISRNGKLLVSETIQNLRHITFKGKIMDKYLAVFKSSDVMPNSSAMIQASSHIHKTLFPFFPASLKIKSFNKLRTCDSITIAWLGTQEMNMYCVYKKKIREEEILRETSSVDRCLGPESRPRSEKILCKYFHDINVQKAVTTETIGGLEKGTPYLFDVYLVGSSGILVRYQSKVVKTRKTC, from the exons GTATAAAAACACATGGAATTCATTGGAGTGTTCTCGTCACTGTTCTGGCTGGATGTATGTGCCATTCCAATATACGAACATCTGACAACTATCGAAGAGACTTTTTCAACCCCTACCACTCGCTTATTCTACCAGATGGCAGGGAAACCACGGCCTATTTATTGAAAGATATAACTAAAAG GTACTATTTTTCATTGCAAGAAAACAGTTCTCACTTCTCAATCACTGTGACTCCTTGTGATGTACCTATTGAATGGAGTATTCTACAGTACAGAGCATCACATGCATTCCACGGAAAAGCAGCAG AAAAATACAGATCATTTGATGACCTAAAAGCTCGATCCTACTACAAGACCGTATCTATGTTCTTCCATTATAAAGGAAACTCAGTCGAAAACTATGTTGGTACATCTTCACATTCTTCAATTTTTGTCCTCGAATTTCTCTCAACAGAGAGAGACACTCACATCTCTGTGTATCTCACAACTGACTTAGCACATGGTAACCTATTTCCAGAGCTTCCAGGAGATCCTCGTATTGACGTCAGTTCAGTCAACCACAATTCTGTTTCACTTGTCTGGAAACCAAGTCCATCTGCCACAAAGCAGAAGGAGAATGTTCAATACTGTGTTCTTGTCAACGAAAAGCATAATTACAAAAGTCTGTGTGCTGCCGACACTGCAATTCGATCTGCAACTAGAAAATGGCCAAAGTTACCAAGTTATCCTATTTCACAATATCTTGAGGACCATCATCGGGTTATGCTCCTTTCAAACAGTGATATTAGTGTTATTCACAGATCCAACAATATCGATGTAAGGCAAATGTGTATTGGAaacaaaaacacatacacagtTTCCAATTTGAGCTCCAACACTCAGTATTATTTTGATGTTTTTGTTGTCAATCTTCTAACAAATGCCAGTGCTGCCTACACGGGAACCTTTGCAAAAACCTGGATGGAGCCAAAACCTAAGGTCATGCCTCTAAAAGATGGTAAAATAGTTCAAATCAAGTTAGATGGTAAAAACCAAAAAGTTTACAGCTTTCAATATCAGGCAATAAATAAAAAGGTCCAATTCACATTGCAGCCATGCAGGGGCCAAATACGAGCTCAAATATCAAGGAATGGTAAGTTGCTGGTATCAGAAACCATTCAAAATTTAAGACACATAACATTTAAAGGAAAAATTATGGATAAATACTTAGCTGTTTTCAAATCATCAGATGTAATGCCAAATTCTTCTGCCATGATTCAGGCATCATCCCATATCCATAAGACATTATTCCCATTTTTTCCAGCAAGTTTGAAGATTAAATCCTTCAACAAACTAAGAACCTGTGACTCAATAACAATTGCTTGGCTTGGTACACAGGAAATGAACATGTATTGTGTCTACAAAAAGAAGATTCGAGAAGAAGAAATTCTGAGAGAAACTTCTAGTGTTGACCGATGCTTAGGACCTGAATCCCGACCAAGATCTGAAAAAATTCTCTGCAAGTACTTCCACGATATCAATGTCCAGAAAGCAGTGACTACAGAAACTATTGGTGGTCTAGAGAAAGGCACACCGTACCTATTTGATGTGTATCTTGTTGGATCCTCTGGAATACTGGTTAGATATCAGAGTAAAGTAGTTAAGACTAGAAAAACATGttaa